The proteins below are encoded in one region of Silene latifolia isolate original U9 population chromosome 2, ASM4854445v1, whole genome shotgun sequence:
- the LOC141641121 gene encoding uncharacterized protein LOC141641121, translated as MGVRPKVSWDGVIWNEWVVPKHQFMGWLLAHGAFKTKDKLIRYGVDIDDSCWLCGQASEDLEHLFFGCDYSFRIVQHLQLKTSLNLPVGNVLGWCIQATGTKMQRGVQAGLTLGAIYHVWHHRNKCRIDGVLLRPQKVATNIVDDMKLRAQGRDRNKLTFLELEWLKGVGIM; from the coding sequence ATGGGGGTTCGTCCTAAGGTTAGCTGGGATGGGGTGATATGGAATGAATGGGTGGTCCCAAAGCATCAATTCATGGGGTGGCTTCTTGCTCATGGAGCTTTCAAAACCAAAGATAAGTTGATCAGATATGGGGTGGACATTGATGATAGCTGCTGGTTATGTGGACAGGCATCAGAAGACTTGGAACACCTCTTCTTTGGGTGTGATTACAGCTTCAGGATAGTCCAACATCTTCAGCTGAAAACTAGCCTAAATCTACCTGTTGGCAATGTTCTGGGCTGGTGTATTCAGGCTACTGGCACTAAGATGCAGAGAGGAGTGCAGGCAGGATTGACCTTGGGAGCTATATATCATGTGTGGCATCATAGAAATAAGTGCAGGATTGATGGTGTTCTTCTAAGGCCACAAAAGGTTGCTACAAACATTGTTGATGACATGAAGCTGAGAGCTCAAGGTAGAGACAGAAACAAACTTACTTTCTTAGAACTTGAATGGCTTAAGggagttggaattatgtaa